In uncultured Cohaesibacter sp., a genomic segment contains:
- the glf gene encoding UDP-galactopyranose mutase codes for MNSDLRICIVGAGFSGAVIARELAEKGYSLLVIDERDHIAGNCHTERDAETGVMVHKYGPHIFHTGDETVWSYINRFGEMMPYVNRVKATVKGKVYSLPINLHTINQFFDKAMSPDEARAFIAEQARTDIEDPQSFEEQGMKFVGDQLYKAFFDGYTRKQWGVEPSSLPASILKRLPVRFNYDDNYFNHPYQGMPKDGYSKIVEAILSHEKIELRLGCSFEELEETFDHIFYSGPLDRYFRYDNGRLSYRTLDFEPIRAEGDFQGTAVMNYPDPEVPFTRISEHKHFAPWEAESFEKTIAFKEFSRSCGEDDIPYYPIRRLDDQQLLTSYEERAANETGVTFVGRLGTYQYLDMDVTIGRALAVAKTFLNGR; via the coding sequence ATGAATTCGGATCTTCGAATTTGCATCGTCGGGGCAGGTTTTTCGGGAGCGGTTATTGCGCGCGAATTGGCCGAAAAGGGCTATTCCCTGCTTGTGATTGATGAGCGTGATCATATCGCTGGCAATTGCCATACGGAACGGGATGCCGAGACCGGTGTGATGGTCCATAAATATGGTCCGCATATCTTCCATACCGGCGATGAAACCGTATGGTCCTACATCAATCGTTTCGGCGAAATGATGCCATATGTGAACCGCGTCAAGGCGACCGTGAAGGGCAAGGTCTATTCCCTGCCGATCAATCTTCACACGATCAACCAGTTTTTCGATAAGGCAATGTCGCCCGATGAGGCCAGAGCCTTTATCGCTGAGCAGGCTCGCACGGATATCGAAGATCCGCAAAGCTTTGAAGAACAAGGCATGAAGTTTGTTGGCGATCAACTCTACAAGGCCTTTTTCGACGGATATACGCGCAAGCAATGGGGTGTGGAGCCGAGCTCGTTGCCAGCGTCCATTCTCAAGCGACTGCCCGTGCGCTTCAATTATGATGACAATTACTTCAATCATCCCTATCAGGGCATGCCCAAGGATGGCTACAGCAAGATTGTCGAGGCCATTCTGTCGCATGAAAAGATCGAGTTGCGTCTGGGCTGTTCTTTTGAAGAGCTTGAAGAGACGTTTGACCATATTTTCTATAGCGGGCCGCTGGATCGTTATTTCAGATATGACAATGGTCGTCTGAGCTATCGGACGCTGGATTTCGAGCCCATCCGCGCTGAAGGCGATTTTCAGGGTACTGCGGTGATGAATTACCCCGATCCCGAGGTGCCTTTCACGCGGATTTCCGAGCATAAGCATTTTGCGCCCTGGGAAGCAGAAAGCTTTGAAAAGACGATTGCCTTTAAGGAATTCAGCCGAAGCTGCGGGGAGGATGACATCCCCTATTATCCAATCCGGCGGCTCGATGATCAGCAGTTGCTGACTTCATATGAAGAGCGCGCGGCCAATGAAACCGGCGTCACCTTCGTTGGAAGGCTCGGTACCTATCAATATCTCGATATGGATGTGACAATCGGTCGGGCGCTTGCCGTCGCCAAAACATTTCTGAATGGCAGATAG
- a CDS encoding LuxR family transcriptional regulator, with product MSILETTVQNIQYAESVESAFLAFKDFLNAHGYDKAVYTLLTDHPSIGQQAHHGVATDYPEDWIRFYIAQNYQKFDPVWLRSLERPVPFFWKDAVQEQQQNRLLEPALLAQSAKVMNQAADAGVADGIGIPFTNKFGEMAGFGISRERYEPHHDYQELGQIYLVSSIFHDKFTSLHADSALPNLTMREKDILLWAAEGKSDWEIATILGIKHPTVRYHWGNIFKKLDATNRLLATSIAIRRKIVTPLAIKL from the coding sequence ATGTCAATTCTCGAAACCACAGTGCAGAATATTCAATATGCCGAGTCGGTCGAATCGGCTTTTCTTGCTTTTAAGGATTTTTTGAACGCGCATGGTTACGACAAGGCAGTTTACACCTTGCTGACGGATCACCCATCCATAGGGCAACAAGCCCATCATGGGGTCGCCACCGACTATCCCGAAGACTGGATCCGCTTTTATATCGCGCAGAATTATCAGAAATTTGATCCGGTCTGGCTACGCTCGCTGGAACGTCCGGTTCCATTTTTCTGGAAAGATGCCGTGCAGGAGCAACAGCAAAACAGATTGCTCGAACCGGCACTCCTTGCCCAGTCCGCAAAAGTCATGAATCAGGCCGCAGATGCAGGCGTTGCAGACGGCATTGGCATTCCCTTTACAAACAAGTTCGGAGAAATGGCGGGTTTCGGAATATCCCGGGAAAGATATGAACCGCATCATGATTATCAGGAACTGGGGCAGATCTATCTCGTCTCCTCCATCTTCCACGATAAATTCACCAGCCTGCACGCTGATAGCGCCCTCCCGAACCTGACAATGCGGGAGAAGGACATTCTCTTGTGGGCAGCAGAAGGGAAATCGGACTGGGAAATCGCCACCATTCTTGGCATCAAGCATCCAACGGTTCGATATCATTGGGGCAATATTTTCAAAAAACTCGATGCAACAAACAGATTGCTGGCAACATCGATCGCGATAAGAAGGAAAATCGTCACGCCGCTGGCAATCAAGCTGTAA
- a CDS encoding cytochrome P450: MPNDATLAVNTDEDFCPPYPTRERGKVKVLRLLNKARKNYLAIWSHKDFDQNLIDFKILNRQLMVCNSPDTVKEAFQTNHQALQRKTPQMRNALSPLIGDGLFISDGEIWTARRKIVSPIIHGSRVSSFSPIMIETIEEKRREWIARNEGDEIDALSEMAHLTAEIICRTIFGQDLGREFATEVVEAFSDYQRQIDQIDLISLLGLPEWLPRFTKPSVRKSIKRIHTVLDQIIDQYARTSSQSNVSVLGGLLEACNEDGTPLDRQAIRNEAAVIFMAGHETTANTLAWAWFLISQSPRVSRRLRQELDTVLEGRVPTFADVRKLPYTKAIIEEALRLYPPVPILGREAMEDTSIDGHPVSKGTLLLVVPWLLQRNSNLWSTPHLFRPERHLESAPDNDLAKRSKYSYVPFSIGPRICPGLAFGMTEAILSLAILARDLELKLKPGEDVQPICRLTLRPGDRLPMTIHHRDRPTL; the protein is encoded by the coding sequence TTGCCAAACGACGCCACGCTTGCAGTCAACACAGACGAGGATTTCTGCCCTCCTTATCCTACGCGGGAGCGGGGCAAAGTGAAGGTTCTGCGGCTCTTGAACAAGGCGCGAAAGAACTATCTGGCAATTTGGTCACATAAGGATTTTGATCAAAATCTCATCGATTTCAAAATTCTCAATCGCCAACTGATGGTCTGCAATTCCCCGGACACGGTGAAGGAAGCCTTCCAGACCAATCATCAGGCGCTCCAGCGCAAAACACCTCAGATGCGCAACGCACTCAGCCCCCTGATAGGAGATGGCCTGTTCATCAGCGACGGAGAGATCTGGACCGCACGCCGCAAGATCGTGAGCCCGATCATTCACGGCTCCAGAGTTTCCAGCTTTTCTCCCATCATGATAGAAACCATTGAAGAGAAAAGGCGAGAGTGGATAGCACGCAACGAGGGCGATGAAATCGACGCATTGTCGGAGATGGCCCATCTGACCGCAGAAATCATTTGCAGAACCATATTCGGTCAAGATCTTGGGCGAGAATTCGCCACCGAAGTTGTCGAGGCCTTTTCCGATTATCAGCGCCAGATCGACCAGATCGATCTCATATCGCTTCTTGGCTTGCCCGAATGGCTGCCCCGCTTCACCAAGCCCTCGGTCCGCAAATCGATCAAGCGCATTCATACCGTGCTTGATCAGATCATCGATCAATATGCCCGCACCAGTTCGCAAAGCAATGTCTCGGTCCTTGGTGGCTTGCTTGAAGCCTGTAACGAAGATGGCACGCCGCTCGACCGGCAGGCAATCCGCAACGAAGCGGCCGTCATCTTCATGGCAGGACATGAAACCACGGCCAATACACTGGCTTGGGCCTGGTTTCTCATTTCCCAGTCGCCGCGCGTCTCCCGACGCCTCAGACAGGAGCTTGATACGGTGCTGGAGGGCAGGGTGCCCACATTCGCCGATGTCCGCAAATTGCCTTACACAAAGGCAATCATAGAAGAAGCCTTGCGCCTTTATCCGCCTGTGCCGATCCTAGGCCGAGAAGCCATGGAAGATACCAGTATCGATGGCCATCCGGTCAGCAAGGGCACCCTCCTGCTAGTTGTTCCGTGGCTGTTGCAGCGCAATTCCAACCTCTGGAGCACTCCACATCTGTTTCGTCCGGAACGCCATCTGGAAAGCGCCCCTGACAATGATCTGGCCAAGCGCTCCAAATATAGCTATGTGCCCTTCAGCATAGGCCCGCGCATATGCCCCGGTCTTGCCTTTGGCATGACTGAAGCCATATTGAGCCTCGCTATTCTGGCGCGTGATCTAGAATTGAAGCTAAAACCGGGTGAAGATGTCCAGCCCATTTGCCGCCTGACCCTGCGGCCGGGCGACCGATTGCCAATGACCATTCACCATCGAGACAGACCAACCCTGTAG
- a CDS encoding lysophospholipid acyltransferase family protein: MKSKLLCGIPFEETRSPEPAGPPLAWAFSADRQEKKAWRQFWLQDPIMGGLNYVTHHTLRLLPVSGCSRFGAMLAPFARKRFSTSNFSIRIGNNMAALALDAASSEQGTDALVARWWDNIGRVFAEFSVTDRHWDAGLVKFSGQEHFQALQRRGKPVIFVSVHVGHWEAQMSILSKALGITLTGPFQPEPSRFTNRLVHNLRKRRGQFFFPPGQKSAIRLHRLLKSQSAHALIYVDDVRDGQIHLPLFDRPVPDRGNAVAAIKLAKSTNSALLPVYIYRTTAANYQMTILPEIEIQQGEDQDIAIKETIERINDSLEPAVLEHIDQWYMLAELRL; the protein is encoded by the coding sequence ATGAAATCCAAGTTGCTTTGCGGCATTCCTTTCGAAGAAACCCGATCCCCGGAACCTGCCGGCCCACCGCTCGCTTGGGCTTTCTCCGCCGACAGGCAAGAGAAGAAAGCCTGGCGTCAATTCTGGTTGCAGGATCCCATCATGGGAGGCCTCAACTATGTCACTCATCATACTCTGAGATTGCTGCCGGTCTCGGGATGTTCACGCTTTGGTGCAATGCTTGCACCCTTTGCCAGAAAACGCTTTTCAACATCCAATTTTTCCATACGCATTGGCAACAACATGGCAGCATTGGCTCTAGATGCTGCGTCATCAGAGCAGGGCACTGATGCCCTTGTTGCGCGCTGGTGGGACAATATCGGGCGCGTTTTTGCCGAATTTTCTGTGACAGACCGACATTGGGACGCCGGTCTGGTCAAGTTTTCCGGTCAGGAGCATTTCCAGGCCCTCCAGCGCAGAGGAAAGCCGGTAATATTCGTTTCTGTGCATGTCGGTCATTGGGAAGCCCAGATGTCAATCCTTTCAAAAGCCCTTGGCATTACGTTGACTGGTCCTTTTCAACCGGAACCAAGCCGCTTTACAAATCGTCTTGTCCATAATTTGCGCAAACGCCGCGGGCAATTTTTCTTCCCCCCTGGACAAAAATCAGCGATCAGGCTGCATAGATTGCTGAAGTCACAAAGCGCGCATGCTCTGATCTATGTCGATGATGTCAGGGACGGGCAGATCCATTTGCCACTATTCGATCGCCCCGTTCCCGACAGGGGCAATGCCGTCGCCGCAATAAAACTGGCAAAATCGACCAATTCCGCTCTGCTTCCCGTCTATATCTACCGCACCACCGCAGCCAACTATCAAATGACAATCCTGCCCGAAATCGAAATTCAGCAAGGAGAGGATCAAGACATCGCCATCAAGGAAACGATAGAGCGGATCAACGACAGCCTCGAACCCGCAGTGCTGGAGCATATCGACCAATGGTACATGCTGGCAGAACTCAGACTCTGA
- a CDS encoding helix-turn-helix domain-containing protein, whose protein sequence is MGRPLKPKTPVAARLIEIRGSRSRGDFAQELGQKEGTYVTYEKGVSAPSVEFLQQLANSEGINLHWLLTGEGEMYLPEEPPAQALDASLMETIVITIAEFLAQNRKVRIEPDKLWLIYMVCYRKLAEIKDKFPPEQTRILLKEELKDLLYLATK, encoded by the coding sequence ATGGGTCGACCTCTGAAGCCAAAAACGCCTGTTGCCGCGAGACTTATCGAAATTCGAGGAAGTCGTTCTCGTGGGGATTTCGCTCAAGAGCTTGGGCAAAAAGAAGGAACTTACGTCACCTATGAAAAAGGTGTCAGTGCTCCGAGCGTTGAGTTTTTGCAGCAATTGGCGAATTCAGAAGGAATTAACCTACACTGGCTTTTGACTGGCGAAGGGGAAATGTATCTTCCCGAAGAGCCGCCTGCGCAGGCTCTTGATGCGAGCCTGATGGAAACAATCGTCATCACCATAGCTGAATTCCTGGCTCAAAATCGCAAAGTCAGGATTGAACCGGATAAGCTATGGCTGATTTATATGGTTTGCTATCGCAAACTGGCTGAAATCAAAGATAAATTCCCGCCAGAACAGACAAGAATTCTCCTGAAAGAAGAGTTGAAAGACCTTCTTTACCTCGCGACAAAATAG
- a CDS encoding helix-turn-helix domain-containing protein: MARPRKKDMEPADILHLLRKKRLSYADLDRKFGLSRGSALHASRKPHEPGEQALSDVLGMPAHRIWPSRYDPQTGERLKPQPAANNKPKRSLRHRQKASTCGQNAEGKAA, from the coding sequence ATGGCACGCCCAAGAAAGAAGGATATGGAACCTGCCGATATCCTTCACCTTCTGCGAAAAAAGCGCCTGTCCTATGCAGATCTTGATCGCAAGTTTGGCCTTTCCCGAGGAAGTGCCTTGCATGCGTCGCGTAAACCTCATGAGCCTGGTGAACAGGCTCTTTCCGATGTCCTGGGCATGCCCGCCCATCGCATTTGGCCAAGTCGCTATGATCCGCAGACGGGTGAACGCCTAAAGCCACAGCCTGCCGCCAACAATAAGCCCAAGCGCTCCCTTCGTCACCGTCAAAAAGCATCGACGTGTGGACAGAATGCAGAAGGAAAGGCGGCATGA